A region from the Enterobacteriaceae endosymbiont of Donacia clavipes genome encodes:
- the sppA gene encoding signal peptide peptidase SppA has protein sequence MIKILNLIKFFCCYLWSLINFARILIINIIFILLISILCYYIYNVKHNKNVNTTFKKNNQVLEINFEENINNDTVYKNSLLFNLYNKYIQKKKNYSVLDIIKTINHAKNNKNISGIILRFNNLNIYDISTLRYIGKYLNNFKKSGKKIYAIADIYDQNQYYLASFANKIILSPYGYVKLRGFEMNNFYYKNMLEKLKIKPNVLKIGEYKSAVEPLLRNNMSKHNKIIMQKLIDDLWNDYLITISSNRHVKPKDIFPSDQNFLISLKKYHGNLALFALKNKLIDKLYTSSEFEIEMIKKFGWDSTKETYNKVNLNDYINMYKLDNIEENGNIAVITVDGLMQYGKNTSKIITNEIHKVYKNSNIKGLILKVNSPGGDIMAAQDIYNELNLLRKAHKPIVVLMGSMATSGAYWISTAADYIISDSTTITGSIGIFTVVNNFSKVLERLGISKDGVNISDRFNITMSTKLPYIAEKVLQLNIQNGYEKFINLVSQRRNKPIEEVKKIANGIIFIGKDAIKNGLVDALGDFDYAVFKIAQLTKIKNVKLQWENIQTFNFLNLLVNTHSYIISEVIKNNIKVFFKENFLSLNDKNYNLKKTYSLYIM, from the coding sequence ATGATTAAAATTTTGAATTTAATAAAATTTTTTTGTTGTTATTTATGGTCATTAATTAATTTTGCTAGAATATTAATAATAAATATAATTTTTATATTATTAATTTCTATATTATGTTATTACATATATAATGTTAAACATAATAAAAATGTTAATACAACATTTAAAAAAAATAATCAAGTATTAGAAATTAATTTTGAAGAAAATATTAATAATGATACTGTATATAAAAATAGTTTGCTATTTAATTTATATAATAAATATATACAAAAAAAAAAAAATTATTCGGTATTAGATATAATTAAAACAATTAATCATGCAAAAAATAATAAAAATATTTCTGGAATTATATTAAGATTTAATAATTTAAATATTTACGATATATCTACATTACGTTATATAGGAAAATATTTAAATAATTTTAAAAAATCAGGTAAAAAAATATATGCAATTGCAGATATATATGATCAAAATCAATATTATTTAGCTAGTTTTGCTAATAAAATCATTTTATCTCCTTATGGTTATGTGAAATTACGTGGTTTTGAAATGAATAATTTTTATTATAAAAATATGTTAGAAAAACTAAAAATAAAACCTAATGTACTTAAAATAGGAGAATATAAATCAGCTGTAGAACCTTTATTAAGGAATAATATGTCTAAGCATAATAAAATTATTATGCAAAAATTAATTGATGATTTATGGAATGATTATTTAATCACTATATCAAGTAATAGACATGTAAAACCAAAAGATATTTTTCCTTCAGATCAAAATTTTTTAATTTCTTTAAAAAAATATCATGGAAACCTAGCATTATTTGCATTAAAAAATAAATTAATAGATAAACTCTATACTAGTTCTGAGTTTGAAATAGAAATGATTAAAAAATTTGGCTGGGATAGTACAAAAGAAACATATAATAAGGTTAATTTGAATGATTACATAAATATGTATAAATTAGATAATATAGAAGAAAATGGTAATATTGCAGTTATAACTGTAGATGGATTAATGCAATATGGTAAAAATACAAGTAAAATTATTACTAATGAAATACATAAAGTTTATAAAAATTCAAATATTAAAGGATTAATATTAAAAGTTAATAGTCCAGGAGGAGATATAATGGCTGCTCAAGATATTTATAATGAACTTAATTTATTAAGAAAAGCACATAAACCAATAGTAGTATTAATGGGCAGTATGGCTACATCAGGAGCATATTGGATTTCTACAGCAGCTGATTATATAATTAGTGATTCAACAACTATAACTGGTTCTATTGGAATTTTTACTGTTGTAAATAATTTTAGTAAAGTTTTAGAAAGATTAGGTATTAGTAAAGATGGAGTAAATATATCAGATAGATTTAATATTACTATGAGTACAAAATTACCATATATAGCAGAAAAAGTATTACAACTAAATATACAAAACGGTTATGAAAAATTTATTAATTTAGTATCTCAAAGAAGAAATAAACCTATAGAAGAGGTTAAAAAAATAGCTAATGGTATAATTTTTATAGGGAAAGATGCTATTAAAAACGGTTTAGTTGATGCTTTAGGTGATTTTGATTATGCAGTATTTAAAATAGCTCAATTAACAAAAATTAAAAATGTTAAATTACAATGGGAAAATATTCAAACCTTTAATTTTTTAAATCTTCTTGTTAATACACATAGTTACATTATATCTGAAGTTATTAAAAATAATATAAAAGTTTTTTTTAAAGAAAATTTTTTATCATTAAATGATAAAAATTATAATTTGAAAAAAACATATTCTTTATACATTATGTAA
- the xthA gene encoding exodeoxyribonuclease III, whose product MKIISFNINGIRAHIHQLKLIIKIYNPDIIGLQEIKVSDKDFPKKKLSKLGYNIYLYGQQKYYGVCLFTKTKPFNIQQGFLTNNDNQKRLIMIDLNSSIGNIKILNCYFPQGNNKNNITKFKYKINFFNNLYYYMKKNLNPNSHIIVMGDINVSISNLDIGIGEKNYKKWLKQGKCSFLPEERFCIHQLLNWGLFDIWRLKHPLTNNKFSWFDYRNKGYFMNKGLRIDNILITKSLIKYYIDSNIDYSIRNLIKPSDHAPIWVNFKIN is encoded by the coding sequence ATGAAAATTATTTCATTTAATATTAATGGTATAAGAGCTCATATACATCAGTTAAAATTAATTATAAAAATTTATAATCCTGATATCATCGGTTTACAAGAAATAAAAGTAAGTGATAAAGATTTTCCTAAAAAAAAATTATCTAAATTAGGCTATAATATTTATTTATATGGTCAACAAAAATATTATGGTGTTTGTTTATTTACTAAAACTAAACCATTTAATATTCAACAAGGATTTTTAACAAATAATGATAACCAAAAAAGATTAATAATGATTGATTTAAATAGTTCTATTGGTAATATAAAAATATTAAATTGTTATTTCCCTCAAGGAAATAATAAAAATAATATTACAAAGTTTAAATATAAAATAAATTTTTTTAATAATTTATATTATTATATGAAAAAAAATTTAAATCCAAATAGTCATATTATAGTTATGGGTGATATTAATGTTAGTATTTCTAATTTAGATATTGGTATAGGAGAAAAAAATTATAAAAAATGGTTAAAACAAGGAAAATGTTCTTTTTTACCAGAAGAAAGATTTTGTATTCATCAATTACTTAATTGGGGTTTATTTGATATTTGGCGTTTAAAACATCCTTTAACAAATAATAAATTTTCTTGGTTTGATTATAGAAATAAAGGATATTTTATGAATAAAGGACTAAGAATTGATAATATTTTAATAACTAAATCATTAATTAAATATTATATTGATTCTAATATAGATTATTCTATTCGTAATTTAATTAAACCTTCAGATCATGCTCCTATTTGGGTAAATTTTAAAATTAATTAA
- the ychF gene encoding redox-regulated ATPase YchF: MGLKCGIIGLPNVGKSTLFNILTNSNVDALNYPFCTIKPNMSIVAVPDDRLFYLAKLAKSKKIIQSTVTIVDIAGLIKGASKGEGLGNQFLHNISEVNALIHVIRCFNDENIINLSYDPIEDINIINNEIIQFDINLIHKFKNNILKKNYNKNFYKWEYLLKICLNYLKKGKLLNLLKLNFEEKIFLQNLKLLTIKPMMIIANLGVNKIKNQFFLKKINVLVKKYLIFKICLKILQKENKSFLLKNNTNLKKIITLSFQLLNLHNFYTIGIKEAKSWSILKGTTALEAAKKIHSDIQKGFIRAKIIHFQDYIFYKNENKLKLAGKIKIEGKKYIILDGDIIYFLFKI, translated from the coding sequence ATGGGATTAAAATGTGGTATTATAGGTTTACCTAATGTAGGTAAATCAACTTTATTTAATATATTAACTAATTCTAATGTAGATGCATTAAATTACCCTTTTTGTACAATAAAACCAAATATGAGTATAGTTGCTGTACCTGATGATAGATTATTTTATTTAGCTAAATTGGCCAAATCTAAAAAAATTATACAATCTACAGTTACTATTGTTGATATTGCTGGATTAATAAAAGGAGCTTCTAAAGGAGAAGGATTAGGTAATCAATTTTTACATAATATATCAGAAGTTAATGCCCTTATTCATGTAATACGTTGTTTTAATGATGAAAATATAATTAATTTATCATATGATCCTATTGAAGATATTAATATAATAAATAATGAAATTATTCAATTTGATATTAATTTAATACATAAATTTAAAAATAATATTTTAAAAAAAAATTATAATAAAAATTTTTATAAATGGGAATATTTATTAAAAATTTGTTTAAATTATTTAAAAAAAGGAAAATTACTTAATTTATTAAAATTAAATTTTGAAGAAAAAATATTTTTACAAAATTTAAAATTATTAACCATAAAACCTATGATGATTATAGCTAATTTAGGTGTAAATAAAATTAAAAATCAATTTTTTTTAAAAAAAATAAATGTTTTAGTTAAAAAATATTTAATTTTTAAAATATGTTTAAAAATTCTTCAGAAGGAAAATAAATCATTTCTTTTAAAAAATAATACTAATTTAAAAAAAATAATAACTTTAAGTTTTCAACTATTGAATTTACATAATTTTTATACTATAGGAATAAAAGAAGCAAAATCTTGGAGTATTTTAAAAGGAACTACAGCATTAGAAGCTGCTAAAAAAATTCATAGTGATATTCAAAAAGGTTTTATAAGGGCTAAAATAATTCATTTTCAAGATTATATTTTTTATAAAAATGAAAATAAGCTAAAACTAGCAGGTAAAATTAAAATAGAAGGTAAAAAATATATTATTTTAGATGGAGATATTATTTATTTTCTTTTTAAAATATAA
- the cls gene encoding cardiolipin synthase: MINLLINKILLYIHIFIIIYIIIKIFIRYKDIKSYILWFFILYIFPIIGIIFYFIFGEIYSRTQFKHKKSKKIWFRYSKLLKNLQIFYKLNHKNKNIKVKSLFQLCKNQQNLLSMTNNSINLINSSIKSIKLLINDINRAKNSIHIVFYIWIPGGIVNKFSKSIIIAAKRGVKCYIMLDYIGSRKFFYSSWYNIMLKVAGIFIIKSLKITIFKSFFYRIDLRQHKKIVLIDNKIAYVGSMNMIDVNLFKKNIKKGKWIDLMIRIKGPIVNTISIIYSYDWEIETGKNILAIKQLKKNLFKYKNKNKNKNKNNTNRIQVVFSGLELSKKIIHNSLITAIYLCKKNLIITTPYFIPSNNLLLAICIAAKRGVNVKIIIPKYNDSSLIYWASKFFFYKLLKSGVEIYQLKKDFLHAKSIIIDKKISFIGTVNFDIRSLYLNFEINLIIDDIIFNNSLLFIQNKYILKSKKLEYNLWIKRPYWHKLIEKLCFLFKPIL, translated from the coding sequence ATGATTAATTTATTGATAAATAAAATATTATTGTATATTCATATATTTATAATAATTTATATTATAATTAAAATTTTTATAAGATATAAGGATATAAAATCTTATATATTATGGTTTTTTATTTTATATATTTTTCCTATTATAGGAATTATTTTTTATTTTATTTTTGGAGAAATTTACTCAAGAACCCAATTTAAACATAAGAAATCTAAAAAAATATGGTTTCGTTATAGTAAATTATTAAAAAATTTACAAATATTTTATAAATTAAACCATAAAAATAAAAATATAAAAGTTAAATCATTATTTCAATTATGTAAAAATCAACAAAATTTATTAAGTATGACTAATAATTCAATAAATTTAATTAATTCATCAATTAAATCAATTAAATTATTAATTAATGATATTAATAGAGCAAAAAATAGTATACATATAGTTTTTTATATATGGATCCCAGGAGGAATAGTTAATAAATTTTCAAAATCTATCATAATAGCAGCAAAAAGAGGAGTTAAATGTTATATAATGTTAGATTATATTGGAAGTAGAAAATTTTTTTATAGTTCTTGGTATAATATCATGTTAAAAGTAGCGGGTATTTTTATTATTAAATCATTAAAAATTACAATTTTTAAATCTTTTTTTTATCGTATAGATTTAAGACAACATAAAAAAATAGTTTTAATTGATAATAAAATTGCTTATGTTGGTAGTATGAATATGATAGATGTTAATCTTTTTAAAAAAAATATTAAAAAAGGAAAATGGATTGATTTAATGATTCGTATCAAAGGACCAATTGTTAATACAATAAGTATTATTTATTCATATGATTGGGAAATTGAAACAGGTAAAAATATTTTAGCTATTAAACAACTAAAAAAAAATTTATTTAAATATAAAAATAAAAATAAAAATAAAAATAAAAATAATACAAATAGAATACAAGTAGTTTTTTCAGGATTAGAATTATCAAAAAAAATTATTCATAATTCTTTAATTACTGCAATATATTTATGTAAAAAAAATTTAATTATAACAACTCCATATTTTATTCCAAGTAATAATTTATTATTAGCAATTTGTATTGCTGCCAAACGTGGAGTAAATGTAAAAATTATTATACCAAAATATAATGATTCAAGTTTAATTTATTGGGCTAGTAAATTTTTTTTTTATAAATTATTAAAATCTGGTGTTGAAATTTATCAATTAAAAAAAGATTTTTTACATGCAAAAAGTATTATTATAGATAAAAAAATAAGTTTTATAGGTACTGTAAATTTTGATATACGAAGTTTATATTTAAATTTTGAAATTAATTTAATTATAGATGATATTATATTTAATAATTCTCTTTTATTTATACAAAATAAATATATTTTAAAATCTAAAAAATTAGAATATAATTTATGGATAAAAAGACCATATTGGCATAAATTAATAGAAAAATTATGTTTTTTATTTAAACCTATATTATGA
- the gap gene encoding type I glyceraldehyde-3-phosphate dehydrogenase, whose translation MSIRVAINGFGRIGRIFFRIAQKNNKVKIIAINDLLEANYMAYMIKYDSTHGYFNEKIKVKNNNLIINENIIHIFSESDPSKLKWDHLNIDVVIESTGIFLTKELANKHIYAGAKKVIITAPPKDNSIPMYVNGVNLNNYKGEKIISNASCTTNCLAPLAKIINDNYIIENGLMTTIHAVTSTQKTVDSPSSKDWRGGRGAYQNIIPSTTGAAKAVGIVLPELNNKLTGISLRVPVANVSVVDFTVRILKKTTLSNIYKIIKFASHNYMKNIIGYTDDDVVSSDFNGSLLTSIFDKKASIAINNNFFKLISWYDNETGYSAKILDLILHIFK comes from the coding sequence ATGTCTATTAGAGTAGCTATTAATGGATTTGGAAGAATAGGTCGTATTTTTTTTCGTATTGCTCAAAAAAATAATAAAGTTAAAATTATAGCAATAAATGATTTATTAGAAGCAAATTATATGGCTTATATGATAAAATATGATTCTACACATGGGTATTTTAATGAAAAAATTAAAGTTAAAAATAATAATTTAATTATAAATGAAAATATTATACATATTTTTTCTGAATCAGATCCTAGTAAACTAAAATGGGATCATTTAAATATTGATGTTGTTATAGAATCTACTGGTATTTTCTTAACAAAAGAACTGGCTAATAAGCATATTTATGCTGGTGCAAAAAAAGTTATTATTACAGCACCTCCTAAAGATAATTCTATTCCTATGTACGTAAATGGAGTTAATTTAAATAATTATAAAGGAGAAAAAATTATTTCTAATGCTTCATGTACAACTAATTGTTTAGCTCCTTTAGCTAAAATTATTAATGATAATTATATTATTGAAAATGGTTTAATGACAACTATTCATGCAGTAACTTCAACACAAAAAACTGTGGATAGTCCTTCTAGTAAAGATTGGAGGGGTGGTAGAGGAGCATATCAAAATATTATTCCTTCAACTACTGGAGCAGCAAAAGCTGTTGGTATTGTTTTACCTGAATTAAATAATAAATTAACAGGTATTTCCCTAAGAGTACCAGTTGCTAATGTTTCTGTAGTCGATTTTACAGTTCGAATTTTAAAAAAAACTACATTATCAAATATCTATAAAATTATTAAATTTGCTTCACATAATTATATGAAAAATATTATTGGTTATACAGATGATGATGTAGTATCCAGTGATTTTAATGGATCATTATTAACATCTATATTTGATAAAAAAGCAAGTATTGCTATTA